The Fundidesulfovibrio magnetotacticus genome has a window encoding:
- a CDS encoding MFS transporter — MTSAKGREPLFTADFLGLCCIIFLAYCNHTVFYSLDVHLARLGIEPGWRGLLIGASSLSTIAAYLALSPSTTTANASRRACAGAVLLMACGSAYLAAADPWSILAVRLANGLGVYLLSASAMTLLVERIPPGRSAQAFGMYSIAMLLPYCVVPAVFDALFARAGTLAQGYMAMSLCLAPALVVAPIIGRRAGACRHAPPAPVGYRAMARGAARPPVAAVLGVCALYITVFSAVFFLAKAYFQTLGVPEVGAFFVVQMACIILVRLAASHRFDRIRKMWLIGFCFGLSGVSCVLAATASGLPQLLAAAAVMGLGMGAGSPAMNALMVAVSEPRMRGVNSNLATMAMQAGSFTGPLVGTAAVHAFGPAGFLWLGAAICAAGLALCLAAMRLDLDRGDPARD; from the coding sequence ATGACCTCCGCCAAGGGCCGCGAGCCCCTCTTCACCGCCGATTTCCTCGGCCTGTGCTGCATCATCTTCCTGGCCTACTGCAACCACACGGTGTTCTACAGCCTGGACGTGCACCTGGCGCGCCTGGGCATCGAGCCGGGATGGCGCGGGCTGCTCATCGGCGCGTCGTCCCTCTCCACCATCGCGGCCTACCTGGCGCTCTCGCCCTCCACCACCACGGCCAACGCCTCGCGCCGCGCCTGCGCCGGGGCCGTGCTGCTCATGGCTTGCGGATCGGCCTACCTGGCGGCCGCCGACCCGTGGTCGATCCTGGCCGTGCGCCTGGCCAACGGGCTGGGGGTCTACCTCCTTTCGGCCTCGGCCATGACGCTCCTGGTGGAGCGCATCCCGCCCGGGCGCAGCGCCCAGGCCTTCGGGATGTATTCCATCGCCATGCTCCTGCCCTACTGCGTGGTGCCCGCCGTGTTCGACGCCCTCTTCGCCCGGGCCGGGACACTGGCCCAGGGGTACATGGCCATGTCGCTGTGCCTGGCCCCGGCCCTGGTGGTGGCCCCGATCATCGGCCGCCGCGCCGGGGCGTGCCGCCACGCGCCGCCCGCGCCCGTGGGCTACCGGGCCATGGCCCGGGGCGCGGCGCGCCCGCCCGTGGCGGCGGTGCTGGGGGTGTGCGCGCTCTACATCACGGTGTTCTCGGCGGTGTTCTTCCTGGCCAAGGCCTATTTCCAGACCCTGGGGGTGCCCGAGGTGGGGGCTTTCTTCGTGGTGCAGATGGCCTGCATCATTCTGGTGCGCCTGGCGGCCAGCCACCGCTTCGACCGCATCCGCAAAATGTGGCTGATCGGGTTCTGCTTCGGGCTCTCGGGGGTTTCGTGCGTGCTGGCGGCCACGGCCTCGGGCCTCCCGCAACTGCTGGCGGCCGCCGCCGTGATGGGCCTGGGCATGGGGGCCGGGTCCCCGGCCATGAACGCGCTCATGGTGGCCGTGTCGGAGCCGCGCATGCGCGGGGTGAACTCCAACCTGGCCACCATGGCCATGCAGGCCGGGAGCTTCACGGGGCCGCTGGTGGGCACGGCGGCGGTCCACGCCTTCGGCCCGGCGGGGTTCCTCTGGCTGGGCGCGGCGATCTGCGCGGCCGGTCTGGCCCTGTGCCTGGCGGCCATGCGCCTGGACCTGGACCGGGGCGACCCCGCCAGGGACTGA
- a CDS encoding Fic family protein, with amino-acid sequence MSRSRDKALFIARKNMAGLVYYFQALEGMPFTLPEVQTYLQGITVGGHKVSDQDKLKQQALAWQHLIRIVEEDAFEFTKHVACELNAIVAKDEAAVPGRFRQGAVWIMGTDYAPPDHATLDARFEGLRARVGATRHTFTAGVLVALDMARNQYFFDGNKRTGLLMMNGLFLSKGLMPFSVPAKSLLEYNEKMLRFYETGEEDEMLRFFETQYAREYPGFSFESGA; translated from the coding sequence ATGAGCCGCAGCAGGGACAAGGCGCTGTTCATCGCCAGGAAGAACATGGCGGGTCTGGTCTATTATTTCCAGGCCCTTGAAGGCATGCCCTTCACCTTGCCCGAGGTGCAGACCTACCTGCAGGGGATCACGGTCGGGGGCCACAAGGTCTCCGACCAGGACAAGCTGAAGCAGCAGGCCCTCGCCTGGCAGCATCTCATCCGGATCGTCGAGGAGGACGCGTTCGAGTTCACCAAGCACGTGGCCTGCGAACTCAACGCCATTGTGGCCAAGGACGAGGCTGCGGTTCCCGGTCGGTTCCGGCAGGGCGCGGTCTGGATCATGGGCACGGACTACGCCCCCCCGGATCACGCGACGCTGGACGCGCGATTCGAGGGGCTGCGGGCACGAGTCGGTGCGACGCGACATACCTTCACGGCAGGCGTGCTGGTCGCCCTGGACATGGCGCGCAACCAATACTTCTTCGACGGCAACAAGAGAACCGGCCTCTTGATGATGAACGGCCTGTTCCTGAGCAAAGGGTTGATGCCCTTCAGCGTCCCCGCGAAAAGCCTCCTGGAATACAACGAGAAGATGCTGCGCTTCTACGAGACGGGGGAAGAGGACGAGATGCTCCGCTTTTTCGAGACGCAGTACGCCCGAGAATACCCGGGGTTCTCCTTCGAAAGCGGGGCATGA